One Polaribacter sp. SA4-12 genomic window carries:
- a CDS encoding lactonase family protein: MAIVFIGSYTEMIAPGFGGKGIGISTLELNDKTGDLKLLHSCKTLNPGYLAISDDKQFLYTFTEVIQEKKPKVKAFKIKDDYSLEFINEHPVSGSLPCHIESINNTVFISCYGTGNVLRYTTDSQGKLVEETHNFKHKGSSINEERQEAPHAHQVAIHPNKKLIFIPDLGIDKVKTYALKDENFKPIKELDIDTNLGFGPRHIVFNKDGDLGYLISELTGEISILKNENSVFKPIENVNSLPKYFTKNPSASAIRIHPNNKFLYAGNRTIDAITIFKIIADSLELVDHQFTEGKTLREFNISKDGNWLIACLQDSDETIVYRINSDGKLSEKQRTKEIKSGVCAIFL; the protein is encoded by the coding sequence ATGGCAATTGTTTTTATTGGAAGTTATACCGAAATGATTGCACCAGGTTTTGGTGGAAAAGGAATAGGTATTTCTACACTAGAATTAAATGATAAAACTGGTGATTTAAAATTATTACATTCTTGTAAAACTTTAAACCCTGGTTATTTGGCAATTTCTGATGACAAACAATTTCTATACACTTTTACAGAAGTTATTCAAGAGAAAAAACCGAAGGTAAAAGCTTTCAAAATAAAAGATGATTATAGTTTAGAGTTCATTAATGAACATCCTGTTTCTGGAAGTCTACCTTGCCATATTGAATCTATAAATAATACTGTTTTTATTTCTTGTTACGGAACAGGAAATGTATTGAGATATACTACAGATTCACAAGGAAAATTGGTTGAAGAAACTCATAATTTCAAACATAAAGGATCAAGTATAAATGAGGAAAGACAAGAAGCTCCTCACGCTCATCAAGTTGCAATCCACCCTAACAAAAAACTAATTTTTATACCAGATTTAGGCATTGATAAGGTAAAAACATATGCTTTAAAAGATGAAAACTTTAAACCTATAAAAGAACTTGATATTGATACTAATTTAGGTTTTGGACCAAGACATATAGTCTTTAATAAAGATGGTGATTTAGGCTATCTAATTAGCGAATTAACAGGTGAAATATCAATCTTAAAAAATGAAAATAGTGTTTTTAAACCAATTGAAAACGTAAACTCTTTACCTAAATATTTTACTAAAAACCCAAGTGCTTCTGCGATAAGAATCCATCCGAATAACAAATTTTTATATGCCGGAAACAGAACAATAGATGCTATTACAATTTTTAAAATTATAGCTGATTCATTAGAGTTAGTAGACCATCAATTTACGGAAGGAAAAACGTTAAGAGAATTCAATATTTCTAAAGATGGAAATTGGTTAATTGCTTGCTTACAAGATTCTGATGAAACAATAGTTTACAGAATTAATTCTGATGGAAAACTATCAGAAAAACAAAGAACAAAAGAAATAAAATCTGGCGTTTGTGCCATCTTCTTATAA
- a CDS encoding AraC family transcriptional regulator, protein MKAQLKQVTTSPNNSFKVKIFEEKEFKAEWHFHPQYELTFMIQSTGIRYVGDSMKPFERGDLVLVGKNVPHSWKTIDSKNEQVKCVIIQWDEDLLLHLLDKPEFTSIKKMLLKSSYGLSFDRETAFSLESSFSTIYNQNPFERFLNLLNILNVLATKSSINLLAGPSFGKDLSLKESNRVNVINNYIKDNYQNELSLTELANKVSLSKEAFCRFFKKTFDKTYSNYVSEYKITIASKMLIETDLSVSEIGYESGFNNLSFFHRQFNKYKQMTPNAYRQLYQRI, encoded by the coding sequence ATGAAAGCACAATTAAAGCAAGTCACTACATCCCCTAATAATTCTTTTAAAGTTAAAATATTTGAGGAAAAAGAATTTAAAGCTGAGTGGCATTTTCATCCACAGTACGAACTAACATTTATGATACAAAGTACTGGAATTAGATATGTTGGTGATTCTATGAAACCATTTGAAAGAGGTGATTTAGTTTTAGTTGGTAAAAATGTACCACATTCTTGGAAAACTATTGATTCAAAAAACGAACAAGTAAAATGTGTAATAATTCAATGGGATGAAGATTTACTCTTACATTTACTTGATAAACCTGAATTTACTAGCATCAAAAAAATGCTTTTAAAATCGAGTTATGGTCTTTCTTTTGATAGAGAAACTGCATTTTCTTTAGAAAGTTCTTTTAGTACTATTTATAACCAAAATCCTTTTGAACGATTTTTAAATTTGTTAAATATCTTGAACGTTTTAGCGACTAAATCATCTATTAATTTATTAGCTGGACCTAGTTTTGGAAAAGACCTCTCTTTAAAAGAAAGTAATAGAGTAAATGTGATTAATAATTACATTAAAGACAATTATCAAAACGAACTTTCTTTAACAGAATTAGCTAATAAAGTATCTTTAAGTAAAGAAGCTTTTTGCAGGTTTTTTAAAAAAACTTTTGATAAAACATATTCAAATTACGTAAGCGAATATAAAATTACAATAGCTAGTAAAATGCTCATAGAAACAGATTTATCGGTTTCAGAAATAGGTTACGAATCTGGGTTTAATAACTTATCCTTTTTTCATAGGCAATTTAACAAGTATAAGCAAATGACTCCTAATGCATATAGGCAGTTATATCAGCGAATTTAA
- a CDS encoding mandelate racemase/muconate lactonizing enzyme family protein, whose protein sequence is MKDLEIRDLKIYKASTPLKKPISDATHTLTEISFLVIRIQLENGIIGESYLLSFQYSPNAIIGALKDLIPVVKGYKAYETGLLSKKLDDLFEYFGNQGLLRWAQAAINIAMWDAWGKAQNQPVYKLLGATKEKVNIYGSGGWISYSIDELIEEVTDYAARGFKAVKIKVGSPKVSTDLERLRKVREAVGNDIDIMMDANQGMDLPSAIKLANGAKDLNINWFEEPVNHQDFQAYQVLKNQTGISLAMGEREFDTLPLRELVTRNALDIWQPDILRIGGVEAWRESAALAHSFHLPVLPHYYKDYDVPLLCTIPNGVGAESFDWVDPLIDNPMVIENGFAKPHDLPGWGFTFLDDHLTEIK, encoded by the coding sequence ATGAAGGATTTAGAAATAAGAGATTTAAAAATATATAAAGCATCTACACCATTAAAAAAACCTATTTCAGATGCTACGCATACACTAACTGAAATTTCTTTTCTTGTGATAAGAATTCAACTTGAAAATGGAATAATAGGTGAATCCTATTTACTTTCATTTCAATATTCTCCTAACGCAATTATTGGAGCATTAAAAGATTTAATTCCAGTTGTAAAAGGATATAAAGCTTATGAAACAGGTTTGTTGAGTAAGAAATTAGATGATTTATTTGAATACTTTGGAAATCAAGGTTTATTAAGATGGGCACAAGCTGCAATTAATATTGCAATGTGGGATGCTTGGGGTAAAGCTCAAAATCAACCAGTTTATAAATTATTAGGAGCCACCAAAGAGAAAGTAAATATTTACGGAAGTGGTGGTTGGATTTCTTACAGTATAGACGAACTTATTGAAGAAGTTACAGATTATGCAGCAAGAGGGTTTAAGGCTGTGAAAATTAAAGTTGGTTCACCAAAAGTAAGTACAGATTTAGAGCGTTTAAGAAAAGTTAGAGAAGCTGTAGGTAATGATATAGATATTATGATGGATGCCAATCAAGGTATGGATTTACCATCAGCAATTAAATTAGCAAACGGAGCTAAAGACTTAAATATAAATTGGTTTGAAGAACCAGTAAATCATCAAGATTTTCAGGCTTATCAAGTTTTAAAAAATCAAACAGGGATTTCTTTAGCTATGGGAGAAAGAGAATTCGATACTTTACCACTTCGTGAGTTGGTTACAAGAAATGCATTAGATATTTGGCAACCAGATATTTTAAGAATTGGTGGTGTTGAGGCTTGGAGAGAAAGTGCCGCTTTAGCACACAGTTTTCATTTACCTGTTTTACCACATTATTATAAAGATTATGATGTACCATTATTATGTACAATTCCAAATGGAGTAGGTGCAGAATCTTTTGATTGGGTAGATCCTTTAATAGACAATCCAATGGTAATAGAAAATGGTTTTGCAAAACCTCATGATTTACCAGGTTGGGGATTCACATTTTTAGATGATCATTTAACTGAAATAAAATAA
- a CDS encoding SDR family NAD(P)-dependent oxidoreductase, producing the protein MSLQVFSLENKIALVTGGGTGIGFGIAKAYIEAGATVVITGRREQVLKEAVAELGKNAHYRVNDITDKKDIPNLVSDIETNIGPIELLVNNAGIHYKGMAQDTSDEDFERILQTNVMSVFSLTRECAKYMLQRKKGSILMIGSMAGLFGIDKVVAYGVSKTALTGLVNALVTEYSTSNVRVNAIAPGWIESNMFLNAINNDPNRKKQITNRIAMDHFGQTSDIGNAAVFLSSEAARYITGTILPVDGGATVNF; encoded by the coding sequence ATGAGTTTACAAGTTTTTTCATTAGAAAATAAAATTGCTCTTGTTACTGGAGGAGGAACAGGAATTGGATTTGGTATTGCAAAAGCATATATAGAAGCTGGAGCAACAGTAGTAATAACGGGTCGTAGAGAACAAGTTTTAAAAGAAGCAGTTGCTGAATTAGGGAAAAATGCACATTATCGTGTAAATGATATTACTGATAAAAAGGACATTCCAAATTTAGTGAGCGATATAGAAACAAATATAGGTCCTATAGAATTATTGGTAAACAATGCAGGAATCCATTATAAAGGAATGGCGCAAGATACTTCTGATGAAGATTTTGAAAGAATTTTGCAGACCAATGTAATGAGTGTATTCTCTTTAACACGTGAATGCGCAAAGTATATGCTTCAAAGAAAAAAAGGATCTATTTTAATGATTGGTTCTATGGCAGGTTTATTTGGTATTGATAAAGTAGTCGCTTATGGAGTTTCAAAAACGGCATTAACAGGTCTTGTAAACGCATTGGTAACAGAATATTCAACTAGTAATGTGCGCGTAAATGCAATTGCACCAGGTTGGATAGAATCTAATATGTTTTTAAATGCAATTAATAATGATCCCAATAGAAAAAAGCAAATAACGAACAGAATTGCTATGGATCATTTTGGACAAACAAGCGATATTGGTAATGCAGCCGTTTTTTTAAGTTCGGAAGCAGCAAGATATATTACAGGAACGATTCTACCAGTTGATGGTGGAGCAACCGTAAATTTTTAA
- a CDS encoding zinc-binding alcohol dehydrogenase family protein: protein MKVIRLNEPGKWESFQDLEFDKTLLEGEALVKVKKIGVCGTDLHAFKGSQPFFSYPRILGHELAVEVVAVASDVENIKLGDHCSVEPYYNESVNQAVRNGKPNCGDSLRVLGVHVDGGMQEYFKYPAKFLHASDTLSEDQLAMIEPLAIGCHAVDRAQISHKDVVLVIGAGPIGLGTIQFAQLTGARVIAMDIDDKKLEKCKEITNISDTINALGDVEKSLTELLNGDLPTIVLDATGNSTSMMNTFKYVAAGGTIVFIGLFMGDVVFNDPYFHKKELTLKASRAALSSDFSRIIRLIEAGKIDPTPFITHRIKFDDVPTEFEKLYTYQGDLIKAVIEL from the coding sequence ATGAAAGTAATTAGACTTAACGAACCTGGAAAATGGGAATCATTTCAAGATTTAGAATTTGATAAAACGCTTTTAGAAGGCGAAGCATTAGTTAAGGTGAAAAAAATAGGTGTTTGTGGTACAGATTTACATGCTTTCAAAGGCAGTCAACCCTTTTTTAGTTATCCTAGAATTTTAGGTCACGAATTAGCTGTAGAAGTAGTTGCAGTAGCAAGTGATGTAGAAAACATAAAGCTTGGAGATCATTGTTCTGTTGAACCCTATTATAACGAAAGTGTAAACCAAGCTGTACGAAATGGAAAACCAAATTGTGGCGATAGTTTAAGAGTTTTAGGTGTACACGTAGATGGTGGTATGCAAGAATATTTTAAATATCCAGCAAAATTTTTGCACGCATCAGATACATTATCTGAAGATCAATTAGCAATGATAGAACCTTTAGCAATAGGTTGTCACGCAGTAGATAGAGCTCAAATATCGCACAAAGATGTTGTTTTGGTTATTGGAGCTGGTCCTATTGGATTGGGAACTATTCAGTTTGCTCAATTAACAGGAGCAAGAGTTATTGCTATGGATATTGACGATAAAAAACTAGAAAAGTGTAAGGAAATTACAAATATCAGCGATACAATTAATGCACTAGGTGATGTAGAAAAATCATTAACTGAATTATTAAATGGTGATTTACCAACAATCGTATTGGATGCAACAGGAAACTCAACATCTATGATGAATACATTTAAATATGTTGCTGCAGGTGGAACAATTGTATTTATTGGTCTTTTTATGGGTGATGTCGTTTTTAACGACCCTTATTTTCATAAAAAAGAATTAACTCTAAAAGCGAGTAGAGCAGCTTTAAGTTCAGATTTTAGTCGAATTATTAGATTGATAGAAGCTGGGAAAATTGATCCAACTCCATTTATCACACATAGAATTAAATTTGATGATGTTCCTACAGAATTTGAAAAACTATACACATATCAAGGCGATTTAATTAAAGCTGTAATTGAATTGTAA
- the fucP gene encoding L-fucose:H+ symporter permease, whose amino-acid sequence MSKLKSITSSKYLVPLIIIMLLMFFWNLSRNINDVLIPHLKRACELTDFESSLVQSAFFGAYFIVALPAGWYIQKKGYRTGIITGLIVAAIGAFLFFPAAETRIYTFFLAALFIMAAGFAILEVTAAPYITKLGDPEGASSRLSLSAAIGSVGATIAPFLAAKLLLHEEDIKQTTIDAFSNTELQTFLSGEADLVKAPYLILGGILAVIAIIVLFVNLPEIKDGDEGSTEKKPLKDILKFKHTLYGVGAEFFYVGAEVGIVSFIIRYAKWLNIPDLTEQNSAIFITIFMALVLVGRLAGVYILNIFKPARVLAFCSVGAFIMVSIAMTTNGYFSLGCLASVGLFTSIVYPIIFSLSMKDLGGYTKTGSSVFLLGIVGGAIVPPLMGYISDVSNIRYSFIIPLVCYVYLLFFAIKGHKVNIKEMAKVSN is encoded by the coding sequence ATGTCAAAATTAAAAAGTATTACATCTTCAAAATATCTTGTTCCATTAATCATCATTATGCTATTGATGTTCTTCTGGAATTTGAGTAGAAATATTAATGATGTATTAATTCCACATTTAAAAAGAGCGTGTGAATTAACAGATTTTGAATCTTCTTTGGTTCAATCTGCTTTTTTTGGAGCCTATTTTATTGTAGCGCTTCCTGCAGGTTGGTATATTCAGAAAAAAGGATATAGAACAGGAATTATCACTGGATTAATCGTAGCGGCAATAGGTGCATTTTTATTTTTTCCAGCAGCAGAAACTAGAATTTATACTTTCTTTTTGGCAGCATTATTTATTATGGCAGCAGGTTTTGCTATTTTAGAAGTAACAGCTGCACCATATATTACAAAATTAGGTGATCCTGAAGGAGCTTCAAGTAGATTGAGTTTATCAGCTGCAATTGGTTCCGTTGGTGCAACTATTGCGCCTTTTTTGGCAGCAAAACTTTTGTTGCATGAAGAAGATATCAAACAAACAACGATAGATGCTTTTTCAAATACAGAGTTACAAACTTTTTTATCAGGTGAAGCAGATTTAGTAAAAGCTCCCTATTTAATTTTAGGAGGTATTCTTGCTGTAATAGCAATTATAGTGCTTTTTGTAAACTTACCAGAAATAAAAGATGGTGATGAAGGTTCTACAGAGAAAAAACCATTAAAGGATATTTTAAAATTCAAGCACACGCTTTATGGAGTTGGTGCAGAATTCTTTTATGTTGGTGCAGAAGTGGGTATAGTAAGTTTCATTATTCGTTATGCAAAATGGTTGAATATACCTGATTTAACAGAACAGAATTCAGCAATATTTATTACCATTTTTATGGCATTAGTATTGGTTGGTCGTTTAGCAGGAGTTTATATTTTAAATATATTTAAACCAGCAAGAGTTTTAGCTTTTTGTAGTGTTGGAGCCTTTATTATGGTTTCAATTGCAATGACAACAAACGGTTATTTCTCATTAGGTTGTTTAGCTTCTGTAGGTTTATTTACTTCTATAGTTTACCCAATTATTTTTAGTTTAAGTATGAAAGATTTAGGCGGATATACTAAAACAGGTTCATCTGTGTTTTTGTTAGGTATTGTTGGTGGAGCCATTGTTCCGCCATTAATGGGATATATTTCTGATGTTTCTAACATTCGTTATTCGTTCATTATTCCACTAGTTTGTTATGTGTATTTATTGTTTTTTGCAATTAAAGGTCATAAAGTGAACATTAAAGAAATGGCTAAAGTTTCAAATTAG